Proteins from a single region of Lasioglossum baleicum chromosome 1, iyLasBale1, whole genome shotgun sequence:
- the LOC143207291 gene encoding uncharacterized protein LOC143207291, whose protein sequence is MEEASDSSGQTLAVYLPHHPVMKRAEDGTPKVRVVFNASSPTSNGRSLNDLLLPGPKLQLDIFAVLFRWRVPRIALKADIAKMFRQIRVHNDDADLQRIVWRREPHLEPTAFRLTTVTYGTACAPYLAQRVLHELAKDEGNAFPRAWTVLQKNFYVDDVLFGAETSSSTSCGEGDLTSGNGRPAPLWCWPRALIHGL, encoded by the coding sequence ATGGAGGAGGCGTCGGACTCTTCCGGACAGACCCTCGCAGTGTATTTGCCGCACCACCCGGTGATGAAACGGGCAGAAGACGGAACCCCGAAGGTTCGCGTCGTTTTCAACGCTTCCAGCCCCACCTCCAACGGGAGGTCACTCAATGACCTCCTACTACCGGGGCCCAAACTGCAGCTGGACATTTTCGCGGTCCTATTCCGGTGGCGAGTCCCTCGAATCGCTCTTAAGGCCGACATCGCGAAAATGTTCAGGCAGATTCGGGTGCACAACGACGACGCTGACCTGCAACGGATCGTGTGGCGCCGCGAGCCTCACCTCGAACCAACGGCGTTCCGACTTACCACGGTGACCTACGGAACCGCGTGTGCCCCGTACCTAGCGCAACGGGTTTTACATGAACTCGCGAAAGACGAGGGAAACGCGTTCCCACGAGCATGGACCGTCCTTCAAAAAAACTTTTACGTGGACGATGTCCTCTTCGGGGCCGAGACGAGCTCAAGCACCTCATGCGGTGAGGGGGATTTGACCTCGGGAAATGGGCGGCCAGCACCCCTCTGGTGTTGGCCGAGGGCCCTGATTCACGGGCTGTAG